One window of the bacterium genome contains the following:
- the tsf gene encoding translation elongation factor Ts, translating into MSAVEISASAVMKLREETGAGMMECKKALTEAGGDAAKAVEILRERGLKKSAEKQSRVANEGTVLSSVNDARNFAVMVEINCETDFVAKNDDFVKFSNNVLAQVRD; encoded by the coding sequence ATGTCAGCTGTAGAAATTAGTGCTTCGGCCGTAATGAAATTACGCGAAGAAACCGGCGCGGGTATGATGGAGTGCAAAAAAGCACTCACTGAAGCCGGCGGGGATGCCGCCAAAGCGGTAGAAATTCTCCGTGAACGCGGTCTCAAAAAATCAGCCGAAAAACAAAGCCGTGTTGCCAATGAAGGTACCGTACTTTCATCGGTCAACGATGCGCGCAATTTTGCGGTCATGGTAGAGATTAACTGCGAAACGGATTTCGTCGCTAAAAATGATGATTTCGTAAAATTTTCCAATAACGTATTGGCGCAAGTGCGTGAT